A single genomic interval of Cucumis sativus cultivar 9930 chromosome 5, Cucumber_9930_V3, whole genome shotgun sequence harbors:
- the LOC101209967 gene encoding uncharacterized protein LOC101209967 isoform X2: MEIGANCRVLDQPRFLCAPKGFQIPKEPSTIFRNGSFYKPPTNFYCKAILKDLQVPMEKEVNVIHELSSLVALSPLDGRYWGKVKDLAPYLSEYGLIFFRVLVEIKWLVKLSEIPEIIEVPRFSKDASSFLLGIIDNFCEDDALEIKKIERVTNHDVKAVEYFLKQRCQSHPEISKVLEFFHFSCTSEDINNLAHGLMLKESLENVMLPFMDNLTNAISTMAKDNACIPILCRTHGQPASPSTLGKEMAIFAVRLGRERLEASKVKIMGKFAGAVGNYNAHLVAYPNVNWPKVAEEFVNSLGLCFNPYVTQIETHDYMAKLFFTIVRYNNILIDFDRDIWGYISLGYFKQITKVGEIGSSTMPHKVNPIDFENSEGNLGVANGALAQLSEKLPISRWQRDLTDSTVLRNMGVGLGHSLLAYKSTLQGISKLQVNESRINEDLDQSWEILAEPIQTVMRRYGVPEPYEKLKELTRGKTVTKESIRRFIEGLELPKEAKTNLLELTPHSYVGAAVELARDVDMALNLVNRGELF, from the exons ATGGAGATTGGAGCGAACTGTAGGGTTTTGGACCAACCTCGATTCTTATGCGCGCCAAAGGGTTTTCAAATCCCCAAAGAACCCTCTACTATTTTTCGAAATGGTTCCTTCTATAAACCCCCAACAAATTTCTATTGCAAAGCCATTCTCAAAGACCTCCAAGTACCTATGGAAAAG GAGGTCAATGTTATACATGAGCTTTCGAGTTTGGTGGCTTTATCCCCATTAGATGGTCGTTATTGGGGTAAGGTCAAGGACTTGGCTCCTTATTTAAGCGAATATGGCTTAATCTTCTTCAGGGTTCTTGTTGAG ATCAAATGGCTGGTGAAGCTGTCGGAAATACCTGAAATCATTGAGGTCCCAAGATTCAGTAAAGATGCTTCTTCATTTTTACTAGGGATTATTGACAATTTCTGTGAGGATGATGCTTTGGAGATTAAAAAAATCGAAAGAGTGACAAATCATGATGTGAAAGCTGTtgaatatttcttaaaacagAGGTGTCAATCACATCCTGAGATTTCTAAG GTGCTtgagttttttcatttctcttgcACTTCTGAGGACATAAACAATCTTGCCCATGGACTCATGCTGAAAGAGTCATTGGAAAATGTTATGCTTCCTTTCATGGACAACCTGACGAATGCAATAAGCACTATGGCCAAGGATAATGCTTGTATTCCAATTCTTTGCCGCACCCATGGACAG CCAGCTTCACCTTCAACCTTGGGAAAGGAAATGGCAATTTTTGCAGTTAGACTTGGTAGAGAAAGGTTGGAAGCTTCCAAGGTCAAGATAATGGGAAAGTTTGCTGGTGCAGTTGGAAATTATAATGCACATCTCGTTGCATATCCAAATGTTAACTGGCCTAAAGTGGCTGAAGAGTTTGTGAACTCTTTGGGATTGTGCTTCAATCCCTACGTAACTCAG ATTGAAACTCATGACTACATggctaaactcttttttaCCATTGTGAGATACAATAATATCTTGATTGATTTTGACAGAGATATTTGGGGTTATATATCTTTGGGTTATTTTAAACAG ATAACAAAGGTAGGTGAGATTGGTTCTTCAACAATGCCTCACAAAGTAAATCccattgattttgaaaatagtgaAGGTAATCTTGGTGTAGCTAATGGAGCATTGGCCCAATTAAGCGAGAAGTTACCCATATCTCGGTGGCAG CGTGACTTGACTGATTCTACTGTCTTAAGGAATATGGGAGTTGGACTTGGACACTCTCTTCTTGCCTACAAAAGTACACTTCAGGGTATATCAAAGCTTCAG GTAAATGAAAGCCGTATCAATGAAGATTTGGACCAATCCTGGGAGATCCTTGCCGAACCAATTCAGACA GTCATGCGACGATACGGTGTTCCAGAGCCTTATGAGAAGCTAAAGGAACTAACCAGAGGAAAAACAGTTACCAAGGAAAGTATAAGGAGATTTATTGAAGGGTTGGAATTACCTAAAGAAGCCAAGACAAATCTGTTGGAACTAACACCACATAGCTATGTTGGAGCAGCGGTTGAATTGGCTAGGGATGTAGACATGGCCTTGAATCTTGTGAACAGAGGTGAGCTCTTTTAA
- the LOC101209967 gene encoding uncharacterized protein LOC101209967 isoform X1, translating to MEIGANCRVLDQPRFLCAPKGFQIPKEPSTIFRNGSFYKPPTNFYCKAILKDLQVPMEKKEVNVIHELSSLVALSPLDGRYWGKVKDLAPYLSEYGLIFFRVLVEIKWLVKLSEIPEIIEVPRFSKDASSFLLGIIDNFCEDDALEIKKIERVTNHDVKAVEYFLKQRCQSHPEISKVLEFFHFSCTSEDINNLAHGLMLKESLENVMLPFMDNLTNAISTMAKDNACIPILCRTHGQPASPSTLGKEMAIFAVRLGRERLEASKVKIMGKFAGAVGNYNAHLVAYPNVNWPKVAEEFVNSLGLCFNPYVTQIETHDYMAKLFFTIVRYNNILIDFDRDIWGYISLGYFKQITKVGEIGSSTMPHKVNPIDFENSEGNLGVANGALAQLSEKLPISRWQRDLTDSTVLRNMGVGLGHSLLAYKSTLQGISKLQVNESRINEDLDQSWEILAEPIQTVMRRYGVPEPYEKLKELTRGKTVTKESIRRFIEGLELPKEAKTNLLELTPHSYVGAAVELARDVDMALNLVNRGELF from the exons ATGGAGATTGGAGCGAACTGTAGGGTTTTGGACCAACCTCGATTCTTATGCGCGCCAAAGGGTTTTCAAATCCCCAAAGAACCCTCTACTATTTTTCGAAATGGTTCCTTCTATAAACCCCCAACAAATTTCTATTGCAAAGCCATTCTCAAAGACCTCCAAGTACCTATGGAAAAG AAGGAGGTCAATGTTATACATGAGCTTTCGAGTTTGGTGGCTTTATCCCCATTAGATGGTCGTTATTGGGGTAAGGTCAAGGACTTGGCTCCTTATTTAAGCGAATATGGCTTAATCTTCTTCAGGGTTCTTGTTGAG ATCAAATGGCTGGTGAAGCTGTCGGAAATACCTGAAATCATTGAGGTCCCAAGATTCAGTAAAGATGCTTCTTCATTTTTACTAGGGATTATTGACAATTTCTGTGAGGATGATGCTTTGGAGATTAAAAAAATCGAAAGAGTGACAAATCATGATGTGAAAGCTGTtgaatatttcttaaaacagAGGTGTCAATCACATCCTGAGATTTCTAAG GTGCTtgagttttttcatttctcttgcACTTCTGAGGACATAAACAATCTTGCCCATGGACTCATGCTGAAAGAGTCATTGGAAAATGTTATGCTTCCTTTCATGGACAACCTGACGAATGCAATAAGCACTATGGCCAAGGATAATGCTTGTATTCCAATTCTTTGCCGCACCCATGGACAG CCAGCTTCACCTTCAACCTTGGGAAAGGAAATGGCAATTTTTGCAGTTAGACTTGGTAGAGAAAGGTTGGAAGCTTCCAAGGTCAAGATAATGGGAAAGTTTGCTGGTGCAGTTGGAAATTATAATGCACATCTCGTTGCATATCCAAATGTTAACTGGCCTAAAGTGGCTGAAGAGTTTGTGAACTCTTTGGGATTGTGCTTCAATCCCTACGTAACTCAG ATTGAAACTCATGACTACATggctaaactcttttttaCCATTGTGAGATACAATAATATCTTGATTGATTTTGACAGAGATATTTGGGGTTATATATCTTTGGGTTATTTTAAACAG ATAACAAAGGTAGGTGAGATTGGTTCTTCAACAATGCCTCACAAAGTAAATCccattgattttgaaaatagtgaAGGTAATCTTGGTGTAGCTAATGGAGCATTGGCCCAATTAAGCGAGAAGTTACCCATATCTCGGTGGCAG CGTGACTTGACTGATTCTACTGTCTTAAGGAATATGGGAGTTGGACTTGGACACTCTCTTCTTGCCTACAAAAGTACACTTCAGGGTATATCAAAGCTTCAG GTAAATGAAAGCCGTATCAATGAAGATTTGGACCAATCCTGGGAGATCCTTGCCGAACCAATTCAGACA GTCATGCGACGATACGGTGTTCCAGAGCCTTATGAGAAGCTAAAGGAACTAACCAGAGGAAAAACAGTTACCAAGGAAAGTATAAGGAGATTTATTGAAGGGTTGGAATTACCTAAAGAAGCCAAGACAAATCTGTTGGAACTAACACCACATAGCTATGTTGGAGCAGCGGTTGAATTGGCTAGGGATGTAGACATGGCCTTGAATCTTGTGAACAGAGGTGAGCTCTTTTAA
- the SBPASE gene encoding sedoheptulose-1,7-bisphosphatase, chloroplastic-like: METGIACCARGAFLPNLSSQHSTALMSPSFATRSLKASSLFGESLRQVSKSSVKVASRPKSVPLKTRCEIGDSLEEFLTKATPDKGLIRLLTCMGEALRTISFKVRTASCGGTACVNSFGDEQLAVDMLADKLLFEALRYSHFCKYACSEEVPELQDMGGPVEGGFSVAFDPLDGSSIVDTNFSVGTIFGVWPGDKLTGVKGSDQVAAAMGVYGPRTTYVLALKDFPGTHEFLLLDEGKWQHVKETTEIGEGKLFSPGNLRATFDNPDYDKLINYYVKEKYTLRYTGGMVPDVNQIIVKEKGIFTNVTSPSTKAKLRLLFEVAPLGFLVEKAGGYSSDGRQSVLDKVIENLDERTQVAYGSKEEIIRFEETLYGSSRFKSGVPVGAAA; this comes from the exons ATGGAGACTGGAATTGCTTGCTGTGCTCGTGGAGCTTTTCTCCCCAATCTTTCTTCCCAGCATTCAACTGCTCTTATGTCTCCTTCTTTCGCTACCAGG AGTCTGAAAGCGAGTTCGTTATTTGGGGAGTCATTAAGGCAAGTTTCCAAGTCATCGGTGAAGGTGGCATCAAGGCCAAAGAGCGTTCCCCTCAAAACTAGATGTGAGATTGGTGATAGTCTG GAAGAGTTTCTCACCAAAGCAACCCCTGATAAGGGATTGATCAGATTGCTGACGTGCATGGGAGAAGCTTTAAGGACCATTTCCTTCAAAGTCAGGACGGCTTCCTGTGGAGGAACTGCATGTGTCAACTCCTTTGGAGATGAACAACTTGCTGTCGATATGCTTGCTGACAAGCTTCTATTCGAG GCCTTGAGATACTCACACTTTTGCAAATATGCTTGCTCTGAAGAAGTGCCAGAACTTCAAGACATGGGAGGCCCTGTTGAAG GAGGTTTTAGTGTTGCATTTGACCCACTCGATGGTTCAAGTATTGTCGACACAAACTTCAGTGTTGGCACCATCTTTGGAGTCTGGCCAGGTGATAAGTTGACTGGAGTGAAGGGAAGCGACCAAGTTGCTGCTGCCATGGGAGTTTACGGTCCTCGCACAACATATGTTCTTGCTCTGAAAGACTTTCCTGGCACTCATGAGTTCCTTCTTCTTGACGAAG GCAAATGGCAACATGTTAAAGAGACAACAGAGATTGGGGAAGGAAAACTGTTCTCTCCTGGAAATTTGAGGGCCACATTTGATAACCCTGACTATGACAAg CTGATCAACTACTATGTGAAGGAAAAATACACATTGAGATACACAGGAGGAATGGTTCCTGACGTCAACCAG ATTATTGTGAAAGAGAAGGGGATTTTTACAAACGTGACATCTCCCTCAACCAAAGCTAAGCTGAGGCTGTTATTTGAGGTAGCTCCTTTGGGATTCTTAGTGGAGAAAGCAGGAGGTTACAGCAGTGACGGGCGTCAGTCTGTGCTCGACAAGGTGATCGAGAATCTTGACGAAAGAACCCAAGTTGCATATGGGTCTAAAGAAGAGATCATTCGTTTTGAAGAAACTCTCTATGGATCATCCAGGTTTAAGTCAGGGGTGCCTGTTGGTGCTGCAGCTTAA
- the LOC101212825 gene encoding uncharacterized protein LOC101212825 isoform X1 has translation MFGLLSEIIWSRGTGMSMAYQGKSGKWQGSVGGLVDAPIDKVWPVVTQSKRLQEWMPMVERCTDVAGDEGVPGYERVVSGFMFPLKDGERSWIREKLLSMDPSAHCYSYKLEASNVGLDGSINTLKLVDYGEDSTLIEWKFEINPLEGVCEESIIDYLGFLYKSCINRIEGAIKAAAKS, from the exons ATGTTTGGCTTGCTATCCGAGATAATTTGGAGTAGAGGCACTGGCATGAGCATG GCATATCAAGGAAAGAGTGGTAAATGGCAAGGATCAGTAGGGGGCTTAGTTGATGCACCCATAGACAAAGTATGGCCCGTGGTCACTCAATCCAAAAGGCTACAGGAGTGGATGCCAATGGTTGAGAGATGCACCGATGTAGCCGGAGATGAAGGTGTTCCAGGCTACGAACGGGTGGTTTCGGGCTTCATGTTCCCACTGAAAGACGGAGAAAGATCATGGATCAGAGAGAAGCTGCTTTCCATGGACCCGTCAGCTCACTGTTACAGTTACAAACTGGAAGCAAGCAATGTGGGATTAGATGGATCCATCAACACATTAAAGCTTGTGGACTATGGAGAAGATTCAACATTAATTGAATGGAAGTTTGAGATAAATCCGTTGGAAGGTGTTTGTGAAGAGAGCATCATTGATTATCTGGGATTTCTTTACAAATCTTGCATCAACAGAATTGAAGGTGCCATTAAAGCAGCAGCAAAATCTTAG
- the LOC101212825 gene encoding uncharacterized protein LOC101212825 isoform X2, whose translation MQAYQGKSGKWQGSVGGLVDAPIDKVWPVVTQSKRLQEWMPMVERCTDVAGDEGVPGYERVVSGFMFPLKDGERSWIREKLLSMDPSAHCYSYKLEASNVGLDGSINTLKLVDYGEDSTLIEWKFEINPLEGVCEESIIDYLGFLYKSCINRIEGAIKAAAKS comes from the coding sequence ATGCAGGCATATCAAGGAAAGAGTGGTAAATGGCAAGGATCAGTAGGGGGCTTAGTTGATGCACCCATAGACAAAGTATGGCCCGTGGTCACTCAATCCAAAAGGCTACAGGAGTGGATGCCAATGGTTGAGAGATGCACCGATGTAGCCGGAGATGAAGGTGTTCCAGGCTACGAACGGGTGGTTTCGGGCTTCATGTTCCCACTGAAAGACGGAGAAAGATCATGGATCAGAGAGAAGCTGCTTTCCATGGACCCGTCAGCTCACTGTTACAGTTACAAACTGGAAGCAAGCAATGTGGGATTAGATGGATCCATCAACACATTAAAGCTTGTGGACTATGGAGAAGATTCAACATTAATTGAATGGAAGTTTGAGATAAATCCGTTGGAAGGTGTTTGTGAAGAGAGCATCATTGATTATCTGGGATTTCTTTACAAATCTTGCATCAACAGAATTGAAGGTGCCATTAAAGCAGCAGCAAAATCTTAG